A single genomic interval of Arachis duranensis cultivar V14167 chromosome 7, aradu.V14167.gnm2.J7QH, whole genome shotgun sequence harbors:
- the LOC107458885 gene encoding uncharacterized protein LOC107458885 isoform X1 — MSMSAASLPLTSLVPPPRALSFPYFKSFHFLIRTPNHKFSKRLVANADFSSSAPTSSTVEEEQEEEEEESYQVLSAMKSDYNDIVIVDTPKSRMLLLDSTHNVHSILYKEQKWTGSYWDEFASLPAIVPKGPIAILGLGGGTAAHLMLHLWPSLQLEGWEIDEILIDKARDYFGLSDLEKTTEGGGILNVHIGDVFIPSENLRRRYAGIVVDLFSEGKVLPQLEEVSTWLELQERLMPDGRFMVNCGGIDGESSPESLLSDETWLLNPTLKALSKAFPGQLSWKRMPKVSGENFMALTGSMPDVESWSASVSSPLSSNVKDWRPCGQVS; from the exons ATGAGTATGTCTGCTGCTTCGTTGCCGTTAACGAGTTTGGTGCCTCCTCCCCGTGCTCTTTCTTTTCCCTATTTCAAGTCCTTTCATTTCCTCATTCGCACCCCAAACCACAAATTCTCCAAACGACTCGTTGCCAATGCCGACTTCTCATCTTCTGCTCCAACTTCATCTACAGTTgaggaagaacaagaagaagaagaagaagagagctaCCAAGTTCTCTCGGCTATGAAAAGTGACTACAATGACATAGTCATTGTTGACACCCCAAAGTCTAGAATGCTCCTCCTTGATTCCACGc ATAATGTTCACAGCATTCTTTACAAGGAGCAAAAGTGGACTGGTTCCTACTgg GATGAATTTGCCAGCTTGCCAGCTATTGTTCCTAAAGGTCCCATTGCTATCTTAGGTTTG GGTGGTGGAACTGCTGCTCATTTGATGCTTCACTTATGGCCTTCACTGCAGCTTGAGGGTTGGGAGATTGATGAAATT TTGATTGATAAAGCGAGAGATTATTTTGGCCTATCTGATCTTGAGAAGACAACAGAAGGTGGTGGCATTTTAAATGTTCATATCGGTGATGTCTTCATTCCATCAGAGAATTTACGCAGAAGATATGCTG GCATTGTAGTTGACTTGTTTTCTGAAGGAAAAGTTTTGCCTCAGCTGGAAGAG GTAAGTACTTGGTTGGAATTACAGGAGAGATTGATGCCTGACGGTCGCTTCATGGTGAATTGTGGTGGCATTGATGGGGAATCCAGTCCAGAATCTTTATTAAGTGATGAGACATGGCTACTAAATCCAACATTGAAAGCATTATCCAAGGCATTTCCTGGACAA TTAAGCTGGAAAAGAATGCCAAAGGTTAGTGGTGAAAATTTTATGGCACTCACAGGATCCATGCCTGATGTGGAATCTTGGTCTGCAAGTGTCTCATCTCCTCTAAGCTCAAATGTTAAGGATTGGAGACCTTGTGGGCAGGTTTCCTGA
- the LOC107458885 gene encoding uncharacterized protein LOC107458885 isoform X2 — MSMSAASLPLTSLVPPPRALSFPYFKSFHFLIRTPNHKFSKRLVANADFSSSAPTSSTVEEEQEEEEEESYQVLSAMKSDYNDIVIVDTPKSRMLLLDSTHNVHSILYKEQKWTGSYWLIDKARDYFGLSDLEKTTEGGGILNVHIGDVFIPSENLRRRYAGIVVDLFSEGKVLPQLEEVSTWLELQERLMPDGRFMVNCGGIDGESSPESLLSDETWLLNPTLKALSKAFPGQLSWKRMPKVSGENFMALTGSMPDVESWSASVSSPLSSNVKDWRPCGQVS, encoded by the exons ATGAGTATGTCTGCTGCTTCGTTGCCGTTAACGAGTTTGGTGCCTCCTCCCCGTGCTCTTTCTTTTCCCTATTTCAAGTCCTTTCATTTCCTCATTCGCACCCCAAACCACAAATTCTCCAAACGACTCGTTGCCAATGCCGACTTCTCATCTTCTGCTCCAACTTCATCTACAGTTgaggaagaacaagaagaagaagaagaagagagctaCCAAGTTCTCTCGGCTATGAAAAGTGACTACAATGACATAGTCATTGTTGACACCCCAAAGTCTAGAATGCTCCTCCTTGATTCCACGc ATAATGTTCACAGCATTCTTTACAAGGAGCAAAAGTGGACTGGTTCCTACTgg TTGATTGATAAAGCGAGAGATTATTTTGGCCTATCTGATCTTGAGAAGACAACAGAAGGTGGTGGCATTTTAAATGTTCATATCGGTGATGTCTTCATTCCATCAGAGAATTTACGCAGAAGATATGCTG GCATTGTAGTTGACTTGTTTTCTGAAGGAAAAGTTTTGCCTCAGCTGGAAGAG GTAAGTACTTGGTTGGAATTACAGGAGAGATTGATGCCTGACGGTCGCTTCATGGTGAATTGTGGTGGCATTGATGGGGAATCCAGTCCAGAATCTTTATTAAGTGATGAGACATGGCTACTAAATCCAACATTGAAAGCATTATCCAAGGCATTTCCTGGACAA TTAAGCTGGAAAAGAATGCCAAAGGTTAGTGGTGAAAATTTTATGGCACTCACAGGATCCATGCCTGATGTGGAATCTTGGTCTGCAAGTGTCTCATCTCCTCTAAGCTCAAATGTTAAGGATTGGAGACCTTGTGGGCAGGTTTCCTGA